In Nitrospiria bacterium, one DNA window encodes the following:
- a CDS encoding HigA family addiction module antitoxin translates to MSIPNTSKMKRRPTHPGEMLREDFLPDYGLTVSGLAEAVGVSRQSVNELLRERRSVSPEMALRLGRLFGNSPEFWLNAQRAVDLWDAAQAIKKDVARIKPLSAA, encoded by the coding sequence ATGAGCATTCCAAACACAAGCAAGATGAAGCGCAGGCCCACCCATCCGGGTGAGATGCTGCGTGAAGATTTCCTGCCCGACTATGGACTTACCGTTTCCGGCTTGGCTGAAGCCGTGGGAGTATCACGACAGTCGGTTAATGAGTTGCTACGTGAGCGCCGGAGTGTTAGTCCGGAGATGGCACTGCGGCTGGGACGCCTGTTTGGCAACTCGCCGGAGTTTTGGCTAAACGCTCAACGGGCTGTGGATCTATGGGACGCCGCACAGGCAATTAAGAAAGACGTGGCTCGAATCAAACCGCTAAGTGCCGCATAA
- a CDS encoding type II toxin-antitoxin system RelE/ParE family toxin: MIRTFADQRTQELYTTGKAKRFPADVAKRASRKFEYLDLASRLDDLKVPPGNRLHALEGDRKGQYSISINDRWRICFRFIDGDAYDVEICDYH, translated from the coding sequence GTGATCAGGACGTTCGCAGATCAGCGCACCCAGGAACTGTACACCACGGGCAAAGCGAAGCGGTTTCCGGCGGATGTTGCCAAACGGGCTTCGCGTAAGTTCGAGTATTTGGATTTGGCTAGTCGACTGGATGATCTGAAGGTTCCACCCGGTAACCGGCTCCATGCGCTGGAAGGCGACCGAAAGGGGCAGTACTCGATCTCCATCAACGACCGGTGGCGCATCTGTTTTCGGTTCATCGACGGTGACGCCTATGATGTTGAGATCTGCGATTATCACTGA
- a CDS encoding glycosyltransferase, translating to MLPKVSMGRQCCTTYSNVENYRSLVGDDLVEEVISLSKDLKGVRICHINSTPFGGGVAELLSRYIPLLQALGISADWRLIHARPEFFAVTKSFHNALQGSHYDFQDVERSLYLEVNEQSAKLLDSDYDVYFVHDPQPIAIRHFAGSRGSKWIWRCHIDSSSPDLNFSAFLKPFIEEYDELIFTMPEFLLPNIQIKKVSFIPPAIDPLATKNMDLPLDVCKRAIADSGIDLNRPLLIQVSRFDPWKDPLGVIQAYRLIKEEIPGIQLALLGAMAGDDPEGWALLDRIEEESANDPDLLVFTNLGGVGSMEVNVFQRGCDVVIQKSLREGFGLVVSEALWKEKPVVAGRAGGIPMQFPEGFNRYLIDNVEDCAKEVVHLLNHAGERGDFGRAGRERVRQQFLLPRMIRDELRLIKELV from the coding sequence ATGTTACCTAAAGTCTCTATGGGCAGGCAGTGTTGTACGACTTATAGCAATGTAGAGAATTATCGATCTTTGGTGGGAGATGATCTGGTGGAGGAGGTGATTTCCTTATCCAAGGATTTAAAAGGAGTAAGGATCTGCCATATCAACTCCACCCCTTTTGGAGGAGGGGTGGCTGAATTATTGTCTCGATATATTCCTCTCCTTCAGGCGTTGGGTATTTCCGCTGATTGGCGGCTCATTCATGCCCGGCCAGAGTTTTTTGCGGTCACGAAATCTTTCCACAATGCCTTACAGGGTAGCCATTATGATTTTCAAGATGTGGAACGATCCCTGTATTTGGAAGTCAATGAACAGAGCGCGAAACTGCTTGATTCTGATTATGATGTTTATTTTGTGCACGACCCTCAACCGATTGCCATTCGTCATTTTGCAGGATCCCGCGGGAGTAAATGGATCTGGCGATGCCATATCGATAGCTCTTCCCCGGATTTAAATTTTAGCGCCTTCTTGAAACCCTTTATTGAGGAGTATGATGAGCTCATTTTTACAATGCCCGAATTTCTTCTTCCCAATATTCAAATCAAGAAGGTTTCCTTTATTCCCCCCGCAATCGATCCCCTTGCAACAAAGAACATGGATCTTCCTTTGGATGTTTGTAAAAGGGCCATTGCTGATTCTGGGATCGATTTGAACCGGCCCCTTTTAATTCAGGTCTCGCGCTTTGACCCCTGGAAAGATCCTTTGGGTGTGATCCAGGCCTATCGTTTGATTAAGGAGGAGATTCCTGGGATTCAATTGGCATTGCTGGGTGCCATGGCGGGTGATGATCCGGAGGGATGGGCACTTCTCGACCGAATAGAGGAGGAATCGGCCAATGACCCCGATTTGTTGGTTTTTACCAACCTGGGTGGTGTGGGTAGTATGGAAGTCAATGTGTTCCAAAGGGGATGCGATGTGGTCATACAAAAATCACTCCGGGAGGGATTCGGCCTCGTTGTTTCCGAGGCGCTGTGGAAGGAAAAACCCGTTGTGGCGGGAAGAGCAGGAGGGATTCCCATGCAATTTCCCGAAGGATTTAATCGATACTTGATTGATAACGTAGAGGATTGTGCGAAAGAAGTGGTTCATCTTTTAAACCACGCGGGGGAAAGGGGGGATTTTGGAAGAGCGGGACGGGAGCGTGTCCGTCAACAATTCCTTCTTCCCCGAATGATTCGGGATGAACTCCGCCTCATCAAAGAGCTCGTGTAG
- a CDS encoding CBS domain-containing protein, whose product MRKSEFFSSQRDFHSLTVGVVMEREVVSCREEDTGKEIASKLTHFNIGSLPVVDGSGKLVGLISEFDLLKVLMKGGGLDSVEAGEVMSKNLKVVQEDTPVEEAIRIFEAEYLIRMPVVNGGKLVGVLARRDILFGYIKATNQYWP is encoded by the coding sequence ATGAGAAAAAGTGAGTTTTTTTCAAGCCAGCGTGACTTTCATTCCCTCACCGTTGGGGTGGTTATGGAACGGGAGGTGGTTTCCTGCCGGGAGGAAGACACTGGGAAGGAAATTGCTTCTAAACTGACCCATTTTAATATTGGATCTCTTCCCGTGGTTGATGGAAGTGGTAAATTGGTGGGCCTCATCAGCGAGTTTGACCTATTAAAAGTTTTAATGAAGGGGGGTGGTTTGGATTCGGTTGAAGCGGGAGAGGTCATGAGCAAAAATTTAAAAGTGGTTCAAGAAGATACCCCGGTAGAGGAAGCCATTCGGATATTTGAGGCCGAGTATTTAATTCGGATGCCGGTGGTGAATGGCGGAAAACTGGTGGGGGTATTGGCGCGAAGGGACATCCTGTTCGGTTATATCAAGGCGACCAACCAGTATTGGCCCTAG
- the atpD gene encoding F0F1 ATP synthase subunit beta — protein MDPGNPTDTDRKSPIGIIAKIQGPVVDIACQRLPPLHQALYTLADHEVFTFEVHQHLDMHHVRAVTLHRTSGLSRGMKVFDTGAPLHVPVSPDCLGRVLNVFGEPLDGKDPLLPKEFRNILSKPAPLHETREVSGILETGIKVIDLLCPFIRGGKTGLFGGAGVGKTVLIMEFMHAIVALYQGISVFAGVGERIREGHELWLMMKEAGVMPQTLLLFGQMDESPGVRFRIGMTALTYAEYFRDILHKEVLFLIDNVFRFVQAGSEISGLLGRMPATVGYQPTLMTEVAEMEERIISTQKGAITSVQAIYVPADDMTDPAVSTILSHLDTTVILSRSQAGKGIYPAVDPLLSGSKMMDRYFLGDHHYNIAKGVKEHLARYQELEDIITMLGLEELSEKDRLIVLRARKLQRYLTQPFHVVTSQTGIRGVSVPLPEVLHDCEGFLQGDFDHLTEEQCYMKGNMSRK, from the coding sequence ATGGATCCTGGCAATCCGACTGACACAGATAGAAAATCGCCCATTGGGATCATCGCCAAAATTCAGGGCCCGGTGGTGGATATTGCTTGTCAGCGCCTACCTCCTTTACACCAAGCCCTCTATACTTTGGCGGATCATGAGGTCTTTACGTTTGAAGTTCACCAACACCTGGATATGCACCATGTCCGGGCAGTTACTTTACATCGGACATCGGGTTTAAGCCGTGGAATGAAGGTATTTGATACTGGTGCTCCCCTTCATGTTCCGGTCTCTCCCGATTGCTTGGGCCGGGTTCTAAACGTTTTTGGGGAACCCCTAGACGGAAAAGATCCTCTCCTTCCCAAGGAATTTCGAAATATCCTTTCCAAACCTGCCCCCCTTCACGAAACCCGAGAAGTAAGCGGAATACTTGAAACCGGAATCAAGGTCATCGATTTATTGTGTCCTTTTATCCGCGGGGGAAAGACCGGACTTTTCGGAGGGGCAGGGGTGGGAAAAACAGTCCTTATTATGGAATTTATGCATGCCATCGTTGCTCTTTATCAAGGGATCTCTGTTTTTGCTGGTGTTGGAGAACGCATTCGGGAGGGACATGAGTTGTGGTTGATGATGAAAGAGGCCGGGGTTATGCCCCAAACGCTTCTTTTGTTTGGCCAGATGGATGAATCTCCGGGAGTCCGCTTTCGTATTGGGATGACCGCTTTAACCTATGCAGAATACTTCAGGGATATCCTCCACAAGGAAGTTCTTTTTTTGATTGACAACGTGTTTCGGTTTGTTCAGGCAGGGAGCGAGATTTCCGGGCTTTTGGGGCGAATGCCGGCCACCGTCGGGTACCAGCCAACCCTCATGACAGAGGTGGCCGAAATGGAAGAACGCATAATCTCAACTCAAAAGGGGGCAATTACCTCGGTCCAGGCAATTTATGTACCGGCTGATGACATGACAGACCCAGCCGTGAGTACAATTCTCAGTCATTTGGATACCACAGTCATTCTTTCCCGAAGTCAGGCGGGTAAGGGAATCTATCCCGCCGTGGACCCTCTTCTGTCCGGGAGTAAAATGATGGATCGCTATTTTCTCGGAGATCATCATTACAACATAGCGAAAGGGGTGAAGGAGCATCTGGCCCGATATCAAGAACTTGAAGACATCATTACGATGTTGGGCCTTGAGGAGCTTTCTGAAAAGGACCGTTTGATTGTCTTAAGAGCCCGAAAACTCCAACGCTATCTTACCCAACCCTTCCATGTGGTCACGTCTCAGACAGGAATACGT